From Firmicutes bacterium HGW-Firmicutes-1, a single genomic window includes:
- a CDS encoding AAA family ATPase, with amino-acid sequence MEQLEKVGNLAARIEEEVSKHIIGQKELIKDTIICLIAGGNMLLEGVPGLGKTRLVSTLGVALGLDHKRIQFTPDLMPADITGTNIYNKETGAFEFQKGPVFTNIVLADEINRATPKTQSAMLEAMQEKTITSGTTTYKLEKPYLVMATQNPIEQEGTYPLPEAQMDRFMFKLNVEFPTVDELLKIVTLTTGTSEPEIQVITEAKELLEVQAAAKLVPAAQPVLEYAMKLIAATHADSEFAPDVVKKYVRCGSSPRGAQAIVATARVRALMEGRFNIAFEDIKKMAYPVLRHRLLLNFDAISDGRDADSIITELLLSIEA; translated from the coding sequence ATGGAGCAGTTAGAAAAAGTAGGCAATCTTGCCGCGAGAATAGAGGAAGAGGTTTCTAAACATATTATAGGTCAGAAGGAATTGATTAAGGATACGATTATATGTCTAATAGCAGGAGGGAACATGTTACTTGAGGGTGTGCCTGGTCTTGGTAAGACAAGGCTTGTAAGTACGCTAGGGGTTGCCCTTGGTTTAGACCATAAGAGAATTCAGTTTACTCCTGATTTAATGCCAGCTGATATTACTGGAACGAATATTTATAATAAAGAAACGGGAGCCTTTGAATTTCAAAAAGGGCCAGTATTTACAAATATTGTTTTGGCGGATGAGATTAACAGAGCTACACCTAAGACACAAAGTGCAATGCTTGAGGCGATGCAAGAAAAAACAATTACCTCAGGGACTACGACTTATAAGCTAGAAAAGCCATATTTAGTTATGGCAACCCAAAATCCAATTGAGCAAGAGGGAACGTATCCGCTTCCAGAAGCGCAAATGGACCGTTTTATGTTTAAATTAAATGTTGAGTTTCCAACTGTAGATGAACTGCTTAAGATTGTTACATTAACGACCGGAACGAGCGAACCAGAAATTCAAGTAATCACTGAAGCAAAGGAACTTCTTGAGGTGCAAGCCGCAGCTAAGCTAGTACCAGCGGCACAACCTGTATTAGAATATGCAATGAAGCTAATTGCTGCAACTCATGCGGATTCAGAGTTTGCGCCAGATGTAGTAAAAAAATACGTTCGATGTGGTTCAAGTCCTAGAGGGGCGCAAGCAATTGTTGCAACAGCCAGAGTTCGTGCCTTAATGGAAGGACGCTTTAATATTGCCTTTGAAGATATTAAAAAAATGGCATATCCTGTGCTTAGGCATAGATTATTGCTAAATTTTGATGCGATAAGTGATGGAAGAGATGCAGACAGTATCATTACTGAATTATTATTGAGCATAGAGGCGTAA